A single window of Sphaerodactylus townsendi isolate TG3544 linkage group LG03, MPM_Stown_v2.3, whole genome shotgun sequence DNA harbors:
- the LOC125427978 gene encoding olfactory receptor 1361-like has protein sequence MANENQTGISEFVLLGLSTQPQHQNLFFLLFLSLYLLTLLGNLLIVLLVHLDNRLLHTPMYFFLSQLSLADLGFVSSTVPKILVNLMSPNKTISFSGCLIQMYFFLTFGNTDSFLLACMAYDRYMAICHPLHYATVMSHKRCLILACGSWILSIDDELGVFHSQLIMGCAWLWHLPSALLHTLLTSRLSFCSSWEIPYFFCDVYPLLELSCSSTSLIKVLAQTEGVVDILGPFVLIMISYMHIFCAIMKVPSAAGKRKAFSTCGSHLTIVVLFYGTISCLYFQPTSAYSAQKGTITSLLYAVVIPMLNPFIYTLRNYDIKAAIVRLWDKSRSFQRT, from the exons ATGGCCAATGAAAACCAAACAGGCATCTCTGAATTTGTCCTTTTGGGTCTCTCCACCCAACCTCAACACCAGAATCTGttcttcctgcttttcctctccTTGTACCTGCTGACTCTACTAGGAAACCTTCTGATTGTCCTGCTGGTCCATTTGGACAACCGCCTTCTTCATACCCCAATGTACTTCTTTCTCAGTCAGCTCTCGTTGGCTGACTTAGGTTTTGTTTCCAGCACTGTTCCCAAGATATTGGTGAATCTGATGTCCCCTAACAAGACCATCTCTTTTAGTGGGTGCTTGATCCAAATGTATTTCTTCTTAACCTTTGGTAACACTGATAGTTTCCTTTTGGCCTGCATGGCTTACGACCGCTACATGGCCATCTGTCACCCACTGCACTATGCCACTGTGATGAGTCACAAGCGTTGCCTCATACTGGCATGTGGATCATGGATCCtttct atagatgatgagctgggagttttccacagccaacttATTATGGGCTGtgcttggctctggcatctgccctctgctctgctgc ACACTCTTCTGACATCCCGCCTTTCTTTCTGCTCCTCTTGGGAGATCCCCTATTTTTTCTGTGATGTTTACCCTCTCCTGGAACTGTCTTGCTCCAGCACAAGTCTCATAAAAGTACTGGCACAGACAGAAGGTGTGGTGGACATTCTAGGGCCCTTTGTCCTCATTATGATCTCCTACATGCACATCTTCTGTGCCATCATGAAAGTACCATCTGCTGCTGGGAAGCGTAAAGCCTTCTCGACTTGTGGCTCTCATCTGACTATAGTGGTTCTATTCTATGGGACCATCAGCTGTCTCTATTTCCAGCCTACCTCTGCTTACTCAGCCCAGAAAGGCACCATTACTTCTCTCTTGTATGCAGTGGTGATCCCTATGCTGAATCCATTCATCTATACCTTGAGGAACTATGATATAAAGGCAGCTATTGTGAGACTTTGGGATAAGAGCAGAAGCTTTCAGCGTACATGA